One window of the Shewanella litorisediminis genome contains the following:
- the mak gene encoding fructokinase, which produces MYRSGIDLGGTKIELVTLNEKGEEVFRKRVPTPKDYRATLEAVATLVHDSEAETGRVSSVGIGIPGVVSAVTGRVKNSNAVWLNGQPMDKDLGAMLGREVRIANDANCFAVSESVDGGGAGKTLVFGAILGTGCGAGISINHKVHGGGNGIGGEWGHNPLPWMTADEFNSTRCFCGNADCIETFVSGTGFVRDFRAHGGEASSGIEIVALMGKGDPLAEAAFGRFIDRLARALAHVINLLDPDVIVLGGGVSNIDEIYEYLPALLPKYVLGGECATRVVKNHHGASSGVRGAAWLWAPGEQAALPGLLARK; this is translated from the coding sequence ATGTATCGCTCTGGGATTGATTTGGGCGGCACCAAGATTGAATTGGTGACCTTGAACGAAAAGGGGGAGGAGGTATTTCGCAAGCGTGTACCTACGCCCAAGGACTACCGTGCGACCCTTGAAGCGGTTGCCACCCTGGTGCATGACTCTGAAGCGGAAACCGGACGGGTTTCCAGTGTCGGCATTGGCATTCCCGGTGTGGTGTCTGCGGTCACCGGCAGGGTAAAGAACTCCAACGCGGTTTGGCTTAATGGTCAGCCGATGGACAAGGATCTGGGTGCCATGCTGGGCCGGGAAGTACGCATTGCCAACGATGCCAATTGCTTTGCGGTATCCGAGTCAGTGGATGGCGGCGGCGCAGGTAAAACCCTGGTATTCGGTGCCATCCTTGGCACCGGCTGCGGCGCAGGTATTTCGATTAATCACAAGGTGCATGGCGGCGGCAATGGTATCGGCGGTGAATGGGGTCATAATCCGCTGCCGTGGATGACAGCGGATGAGTTCAACTCAACCCGTTGTTTCTGCGGCAACGCCGATTGCATCGAAACCTTTGTTTCCGGCACAGGCTTTGTGCGCGACTTTCGTGCCCACGGTGGCGAGGCATCCAGCGGCATTGAAATCGTGGCGCTGATGGGCAAGGGCGATCCCCTTGCCGAAGCGGCATTTGGCCGTTTTATCGACCGTCTTGCGCGGGCGCTGGCGCACGTTATCAACCTGCTCGACCCGGACGTGATTGTCCTTGGCGGCGGGGTGTCCAATATCGATGAGATTTACGAGTACCTGCCAGCCTTGCTGCCCAAATACGTATTGGGCGGCGAGTGTGCCACCAGGGTGGTGAAAAACCATCATGGCGCGTCCTCCGGGGTGCGCGGTGCAGCCTGGTTGTGGGCGCCGGGTGAGCAGGCGGCATTGCCTGGCTTGCTGGCACGCAAATAA
- a CDS encoding GH1 family beta-glucosidase, giving the protein MTTLTHFTLPGDSAMMQKDFLFGVATAAFQIEGDAEHRQRCIWDTFCDTPGKIADGSNGQVACDHVKLWRDDVNLIASLGVDAYRLSISWGRVLHADGTVNQSGMDFYINLLDELGRRGVKVFVTLYHWDLPQHLEDKGGWLNRDTAVAFANYAAIVAKALGNRVYAYSTLNEPFCSAFLGYEAGIHAPGHKSRQQGRTAAHNLLLAHGLAMTEIRREAPQAKAGIVLNFSPAYPYTSSAEDANAARLAHEYHNTWYLMPLMQGRYPDIIDQLEPHERPVVEPGDMAIISAPMDYLGINYYTRNVYRAGGPLGFEEVRLDNVPRTAMDWEICPGAFTDLLTSLAQEFELPPIYITENGAAEDDAPLNGTVHDPMRLDYLQSHLLAVHRAIEQGVDIKGYFAWSLMDNFEWAEGYRKRFGLVYVDYVTQQRILKSSAKAYQGMLAMRREASQK; this is encoded by the coding sequence ATGACAACACTCACGCATTTCACCCTGCCGGGTGATTCAGCAATGATGCAAAAAGACTTTTTATTTGGTGTCGCCACAGCAGCCTTTCAAATTGAAGGCGACGCTGAACATCGTCAGCGCTGTATTTGGGATACCTTTTGCGACACACCGGGTAAAATTGCCGATGGCTCAAATGGTCAGGTTGCGTGCGATCATGTCAAACTCTGGCGCGACGATGTGAACCTGATTGCCTCCCTTGGGGTAGATGCTTACCGGCTGTCCATCAGTTGGGGGCGTGTACTTCATGCCGATGGCACTGTGAACCAGAGCGGTATGGACTTTTACATCAATCTCCTCGATGAGCTTGGCCGACGGGGCGTTAAGGTATTTGTCACCCTGTACCACTGGGATTTGCCTCAGCATCTTGAGGATAAAGGCGGTTGGCTCAACCGGGATACCGCGGTAGCCTTTGCCAACTACGCCGCCATTGTGGCCAAAGCCCTGGGTAATCGGGTTTATGCTTATTCGACCCTGAATGAGCCATTTTGCAGCGCTTTTCTCGGCTATGAGGCGGGTATTCACGCCCCCGGCCACAAGAGCCGTCAGCAAGGCCGCACCGCCGCCCACAATCTGCTGCTGGCCCATGGTTTGGCGATGACCGAAATTCGTCGTGAAGCGCCACAGGCCAAAGCAGGCATTGTGCTCAATTTCAGCCCGGCCTACCCATATACCTCCAGTGCCGAAGATGCCAACGCCGCCAGGCTGGCACACGAATATCACAACACCTGGTATTTGATGCCACTGATGCAGGGCCGCTATCCGGATATCATCGACCAGCTGGAGCCCCATGAACGCCCGGTCGTGGAGCCCGGGGATATGGCTATCATCAGTGCGCCAATGGATTATCTGGGTATCAACTACTATACCCGTAACGTTTACCGCGCAGGCGGCCCGCTCGGCTTTGAAGAAGTGCGCCTCGATAATGTGCCGCGTACCGCCATGGATTGGGAAATTTGTCCGGGGGCCTTCACCGACTTGCTGACAAGTCTGGCGCAGGAATTTGAGTTGCCACCCATTTACATCACAGAAAACGGCGCCGCCGAAGACGATGCGCCCCTTAACGGCACTGTGCATGACCCCATGCGACTGGACTATTTGCAGTCTCACCTGCTCGCCGTGCATCGGGCTATCGAACAGGGGGTGGATATCAAGGGTTATTTTGCCTGGAGCCTGATGGACAACTTTGAGTGGGCCGAAGGCTACCGCAAGCGCTTTGGTCTGGTCTATGTAGACTATGTCACCCAGCAGCGCATACTTAAATCCAGCGCCAAAGCGTATCAGGGAATGCTTGCCATGCGCCGAGAGGCCAGCCAAAAATAA
- a CDS encoding DMT family transporter: MLLLAAAIWGFGFVAQRLGMESLEPFAFNGLRFVIGALSLLPLIWFLKARGRIKGTGETGFWRRALVGSLGCGGILFIAASFQQVGLLHTTAANAGFITGLYIVLVPVLGIMLKHSTGLNTWLGCAIAVVGLYFLSVGDDFTISFGDALQLAGALFWAMHILAVDHYATRIAPVVLACGQFLVCALASFVVSLTMETTTLEGVKAAWGALAYAGLISVGVAYTLQVLAQKHAHPAHAAIILSLETVFAAIGGMMFLDETLGARALFGCGLMLFGMLVSQVPLRYLVKSRHQKVP; the protein is encoded by the coding sequence ATGTTATTGTTGGCGGCGGCCATTTGGGGCTTTGGCTTTGTGGCGCAGCGACTGGGGATGGAAAGCCTTGAACCTTTTGCATTCAACGGATTGCGTTTTGTTATTGGTGCCTTGAGCCTGCTGCCGCTGATTTGGTTTTTAAAGGCGCGAGGCCGGATAAAAGGTACGGGTGAGACTGGATTTTGGCGCCGGGCGCTGGTGGGGTCGCTCGGCTGCGGTGGCATATTGTTTATCGCGGCGTCATTTCAGCAGGTGGGACTGCTGCACACCACGGCGGCCAACGCCGGCTTTATCACAGGGCTTTACATAGTACTTGTGCCGGTGCTGGGGATCATGCTTAAGCACAGTACGGGTCTCAATACCTGGCTTGGCTGCGCCATCGCTGTGGTGGGACTGTATTTTTTAAGTGTGGGCGATGACTTTACCATCTCCTTCGGTGATGCCCTGCAGCTCGCCGGCGCACTCTTTTGGGCCATGCACATACTGGCGGTGGATCACTACGCCACCCGCATCGCGCCTGTGGTGCTGGCCTGTGGCCAATTTTTGGTGTGTGCGCTGGCAAGCTTTGTGGTCTCATTGACCATGGAAACCACCACGCTGGAAGGTGTGAAGGCGGCCTGGGGGGCGCTGGCCTACGCGGGCCTTATCTCGGTGGGCGTAGCTTACACCCTGCAGGTGCTGGCGCAAAAACACGCCCACCCAGCCCATGCGGCGATTATTTTGAGCCTTGAAACCGTGTTTGCCGCCATCGGCGGCATGATGTTTCTGGATGAAACCCTGGGAGCGCGGGCCCTGTTTGGCTGCGGTTTGATGCTCTTTGGTATGCTGGTCAGCCAGGTACCCTTGAGGTACCTGGTGAAATCCAGGCACCAAAAGGTGCCCTAG
- a CDS encoding glycoside hydrolase family 3 protein, giving the protein MKFALSKTSVALACVLGGAVSGKVMAADSASVAERDVSRWPATVYQTPQQADVETQVNKLLSGMTLEQKVAQIIQPEIRDFSVEDMRRYGFGSFLNGGGSFPGNNNKAKAADWVALADQMYHAAMDDSVDGIAIPPMWGTDAVHGHGNVFGATLFPHNIGLGATQNPDLIKAIAAATAKEVRATGIDWVFAPTVALVDNLRWGRTYEGYARDPGLIERYAEAFVDGMQGEGKSWLGEDYTLATAKHFIGDGGTENGDDRGDTRVDENTLIDRHGQGYVGALGHGVQTVMASFNSWNGEKLHGSKYLLTDVLKERMGFDGVVVGDWLGHGFVPGCSYERCAEAVNAGVDILMAPGDSWKALYANTIEDVKSGALPIARLDDAVKRILRVKLRGGLFDNKAPSANPYAGKQEWIGHPEHRAIARQAVAESLVLLKNNRPANGERPVLPIAANARVLVVGEGADSIPQQSGGWSMTWQGTEVTNADFPGATSIFAGIKATLNAAGGDALLSSDGSIPVGFKPDVVIAVYGEQPYAEGNGDLDNLEYQRGDKRSLAMLNTLKATGLPLVSVVLSGRPLWMNPEINASDAFVAAWLPGTEGAGVADVLIGDKNGKPRADFKGRLPFPWPATPAADGFVSGADSAGQTQSKPLFSLWQGFDYQSDGTLAKLSEDNGSSEADNRLAIFDKAIKAPWHLAVGDDKGLHRVGPGIWQQGPWAVRSVNRIVQEDARRFDFGASGILSFRDDFTLDLRRFTPDSSMLSFDIALAALPGKLQLSMVCEGGCRQAVDLSGQLKADGQWQRMEVPLSCFGVTADELARTFSPMTLSLPQGGTLMLANVSLEGVVKTDETAKALECTLPLVSDK; this is encoded by the coding sequence ATGAAATTCGCTTTATCCAAAACTTCAGTAGCGCTTGCCTGCGTCCTCGGCGGCGCCGTGTCTGGCAAGGTGATGGCTGCCGACTCGGCGTCAGTGGCTGAGCGGGATGTGAGTCGCTGGCCAGCCACTGTCTACCAGACCCCACAGCAGGCGGATGTGGAGACACAGGTTAACAAACTCTTGTCGGGAATGACGCTTGAGCAAAAAGTGGCGCAAATTATCCAGCCGGAAATTCGCGACTTCAGCGTCGAGGACATGCGCCGTTATGGCTTTGGCTCCTTCCTCAATGGTGGCGGCTCTTTCCCGGGCAATAACAATAAGGCCAAGGCCGCCGATTGGGTGGCGCTGGCTGATCAGATGTACCATGCCGCCATGGATGACAGTGTTGACGGTATCGCCATCCCTCCCATGTGGGGCACGGATGCTGTTCACGGCCATGGCAACGTGTTTGGTGCGACCTTATTCCCCCACAACATTGGTCTGGGGGCAACGCAAAACCCAGACCTGATTAAAGCGATAGCCGCAGCCACGGCCAAAGAAGTGCGCGCAACCGGTATCGACTGGGTGTTTGCGCCTACCGTTGCGCTGGTGGATAACCTGCGCTGGGGCCGCACTTACGAGGGTTACGCCCGGGATCCCGGGCTGATTGAACGCTATGCTGAAGCCTTTGTTGATGGCATGCAGGGTGAGGGTAAAAGCTGGCTTGGCGAAGATTACACCCTGGCCACCGCCAAACACTTTATCGGTGATGGCGGAACCGAGAATGGCGACGACCGCGGCGACACCAGAGTGGATGAAAATACCCTGATTGACCGCCACGGCCAGGGCTATGTGGGGGCTCTGGGTCATGGCGTGCAAACCGTGATGGCCTCCTTTAACAGCTGGAACGGCGAAAAGCTCCACGGCAGCAAATACCTGCTTACCGATGTGCTTAAAGAGCGCATGGGATTTGATGGGGTGGTGGTTGGCGATTGGCTGGGCCATGGCTTTGTGCCGGGCTGCAGTTACGAGCGCTGCGCCGAAGCGGTGAATGCCGGGGTGGACATTCTCATGGCGCCGGGAGACAGCTGGAAAGCCCTCTATGCCAATACCATCGAGGATGTGAAATCCGGCGCCCTGCCGATTGCGCGTCTTGATGATGCGGTCAAGCGCATTTTGCGGGTAAAGCTGCGCGGTGGTCTGTTTGACAACAAGGCACCATCGGCCAACCCCTATGCCGGTAAACAGGAATGGATTGGCCACCCAGAGCATCGCGCCATCGCCCGTCAGGCCGTTGCCGAGTCTTTGGTGCTGCTTAAAAACAATCGCCCTGCGAATGGGGAACGTCCGGTGCTGCCCATCGCCGCCAACGCCAGGGTATTGGTGGTGGGAGAGGGCGCCGACAGTATTCCTCAGCAGTCCGGCGGCTGGAGCATGACCTGGCAGGGCACTGAAGTAACCAACGCCGATTTCCCCGGCGCCACCAGTATTTTTGCCGGTATCAAGGCGACGCTGAATGCCGCTGGCGGCGATGCGCTTTTAAGCTCCGATGGCAGTATCCCAGTGGGGTTCAAACCCGATGTGGTCATTGCCGTCTATGGTGAGCAACCCTATGCCGAAGGCAACGGTGATTTGGATAACCTGGAGTATCAGCGCGGTGACAAGCGTTCGCTGGCGATGCTTAACACTTTGAAGGCAACGGGGTTGCCGCTGGTGTCCGTGGTGTTGTCCGGCAGACCTCTGTGGATGAACCCTGAAATCAACGCATCGGATGCCTTTGTGGCCGCCTGGCTGCCCGGCACCGAAGGCGCGGGTGTCGCAGACGTGCTGATAGGCGATAAAAACGGTAAGCCTCGTGCCGACTTTAAGGGCCGCTTGCCATTTCCCTGGCCTGCCACACCGGCAGCCGATGGCTTTGTCTCTGGTGCCGACAGTGCAGGACAAACCCAGTCCAAGCCCCTGTTCAGCCTCTGGCAGGGCTTTGATTATCAGAGTGATGGGACACTTGCCAAACTCAGTGAGGACAATGGCAGCTCTGAGGCTGATAACCGACTGGCGATTTTTGATAAAGCCATCAAGGCGCCATGGCATTTGGCCGTAGGGGACGACAAGGGGCTGCATCGCGTTGGTCCCGGCATATGGCAGCAAGGACCGTGGGCTGTTCGCAGTGTGAATCGCATTGTGCAGGAAGATGCCCGTCGTTTTGACTTCGGCGCCTCGGGTATCCTCAGTTTCCGTGATGACTTTACCCTGGATTTGCGACGCTTTACGCCGGACTCATCGATGCTGTCGTTCGATATTGCCTTGGCTGCCTTGCCCGGCAAATTGCAGCTGTCGATGGTCTGTGAAGGTGGCTGTCGTCAGGCGGTTGATTTGTCAGGGCAGTTAAAAGCCGATGGCCAGTGGCAGCGTATGGAAGTGCCCTTGTCTTGTTTCGGGGTCACGGCTGACGAACTGGCACGCACTTTCAGCCCAATGACCCTGTCTCTGCCCCAGGGCGGTACCCTGATGCTGGCGAATGTGAGCCTCGAAGGGGTTGTCAAAACGGATGAGACGGCCAAGGCTCTGGAGTGCACACTGCCGCTGGTCAGCGACAAATGA
- a CDS encoding LacI family DNA-binding transcriptional regulator, translating to MATIYDVSFLAGVSLATVSRVVNNTGKVSDKTRQKVHDAMAKLDYRPNTIAQSLASNRSNSVGVLVSQLDGPFYGPMMREVESALRAANKHVIIAAGHSDAAQEKDGVEFLLSRGCDALIVDAEILSNAYLVELCQGKTPVVLINRHVDGIDERCVHLNNLQGGLLASRHVLEKGHKQIAYISGPLFKLDARERLEGHRQALAEQGLAFDEDLFFEGDFREEGGYEAMAVLLSRGRNFTAVVCANDQMASGAIAQCLEQGLRVPEDISFVGFDNIPFPRYISPKLTTVCNPIQDMGRMAAHWVLREVYDQTEVTFCHRFEPELVVRDSVITR from the coding sequence ATGGCCACAATTTATGATGTTTCCTTTCTGGCAGGCGTGTCTCTTGCGACCGTCTCCAGGGTGGTGAACAACACCGGCAAGGTCAGTGACAAGACCCGTCAAAAGGTCCACGATGCCATGGCAAAGCTGGACTATCGCCCCAATACCATAGCCCAATCGCTGGCCTCCAATCGCTCAAACAGTGTTGGGGTGCTGGTATCGCAGCTGGATGGTCCCTTCTACGGCCCCATGATGCGGGAAGTGGAATCGGCACTGCGCGCTGCCAACAAGCACGTGATCATCGCAGCCGGTCACAGCGACGCCGCGCAGGAAAAAGACGGTGTGGAGTTTCTGCTGTCCCGGGGCTGCGATGCGCTGATTGTGGATGCCGAAATCCTCTCCAATGCCTATTTGGTCGAGCTTTGTCAGGGAAAAACCCCGGTGGTGCTGATAAACCGGCATGTGGATGGCATCGACGAGCGCTGCGTGCACCTCAATAACCTTCAGGGTGGTCTGCTTGCCAGCAGGCATGTGCTGGAAAAGGGCCACAAACAGATAGCCTATATCTCGGGGCCACTGTTTAAACTCGATGCCAGAGAACGTCTCGAAGGCCATCGCCAGGCATTGGCCGAGCAAGGTCTTGCCTTTGATGAAGACCTCTTTTTTGAAGGGGACTTTCGTGAAGAAGGTGGCTATGAGGCCATGGCTGTGTTGCTCTCACGGGGACGGAACTTTACTGCCGTGGTGTGTGCAAACGATCAGATGGCATCCGGTGCCATTGCCCAGTGTTTGGAGCAGGGGCTGCGGGTGCCGGAAGATATCTCCTTTGTGGGATTCGATAATATCCCCTTCCCCCGCTATATTTCGCCCAAATTAACCACTGTGTGTAACCCCATTCAGGATATGGGACGCATGGCGGCCCATTGGGTACTGCGCGAGGTATATGACCAAACCGAAGTGACTTTTTGTCACCGTTTTGAGCCTGAGTTGGTTGTTCGGGATTCTGTTATTACACGTTAA
- a CDS encoding glycoside-pentoside-hexuronide (GPH):cation symporter: MLSVREKIAYGLGDTASNIVFQTVMLFLTFFYTDIFGISAAYVGTMFLAVRIMDAVTDPLMGYLADRTNTRWGRYRPYLLWFAFPFAAISVLAFTTPDLSESGKEWYAFATYALLMLAYTAINIPYCALGAALTTNPAERVSVQSYRFVFAMLGGVMVSALTLPLVDFFGQGDKAKGYQLTILAMSIVGAVMFLLCFIGTKERDFSTDDSSGNFKAAAAALWANDQWRVLSAAAIFLLTGLVLKSTLAIYYVKYFLGREDMISVFVTSGVVGNIFGVALAKKLADKMCKVKAYIRLQLIAAALCMSAWFIPADQYMLALVFYVAWNFTINMGTPLLWAKMADTVDYGQFKTGVRTTGLVYSSVIFFIKLGLAIGGALGGWLLAAYGYRPDVEQTEETRAGILLCFTLYPALASIAVAFVMRHYTLNSQRVAEISVSLQQKHSGT; this comes from the coding sequence ATGTTGAGCGTCAGAGAAAAAATTGCCTATGGGCTGGGGGATACCGCCAGCAACATCGTTTTTCAAACCGTCATGTTGTTTCTGACGTTCTTCTATACCGATATCTTCGGCATATCGGCGGCCTATGTGGGCACTATGTTTTTGGCGGTACGTATTATGGATGCGGTCACAGATCCCCTGATGGGCTATCTGGCAGACCGCACCAACACCCGCTGGGGGCGCTACCGGCCTTATTTGTTGTGGTTTGCTTTTCCCTTTGCCGCCATCAGCGTGCTCGCCTTTACCACCCCGGATTTGAGTGAGAGCGGCAAGGAATGGTATGCCTTTGCAACCTATGCACTCCTGATGCTGGCCTACACAGCCATTAATATCCCTTACTGTGCCCTTGGCGCAGCCTTAACCACCAACCCTGCCGAGAGGGTGTCGGTTCAGTCTTATCGCTTTGTGTTTGCCATGCTCGGCGGCGTGATGGTCAGTGCCCTCACCCTGCCACTGGTGGATTTTTTCGGTCAGGGCGATAAAGCCAAGGGATATCAGCTGACCATACTGGCGATGAGCATCGTCGGCGCTGTGATGTTTTTACTGTGCTTTATTGGCACCAAAGAGCGCGACTTCAGCACGGATGACAGCAGCGGCAACTTCAAGGCGGCCGCTGCAGCCCTGTGGGCCAATGACCAGTGGCGTGTATTGTCAGCGGCAGCCATCTTTTTGCTGACGGGATTGGTGCTTAAATCCACCCTTGCCATTTACTACGTCAAATACTTCCTCGGTCGTGAAGACATGATAAGCGTGTTTGTCACCAGCGGTGTGGTTGGCAATATTTTTGGGGTAGCACTTGCCAAAAAACTCGCCGATAAAATGTGCAAGGTCAAAGCCTATATCCGGCTCCAGCTTATCGCCGCCGCACTTTGTATGTCTGCCTGGTTTATACCGGCTGACCAATACATGCTGGCCCTGGTGTTTTACGTAGCCTGGAACTTTACCATCAACATGGGCACACCACTCTTGTGGGCGAAAATGGCCGATACCGTGGACTACGGCCAGTTTAAAACCGGCGTTCGCACCACGGGCTTGGTCTACTCCTCGGTGATTTTCTTTATCAAGCTGGGGCTTGCCATCGGTGGGGCTCTGGGCGGCTGGCTGCTGGCCGCCTATGGCTATCGTCCCGATGTCGAACAAACGGAAGAAACCCGGGCAGGCATTTTGCTTTGCTTTACCCTCTACCCTGCCCTGGCATCAATCGCTGTTGCCTTTGTGATGCGACACTATACACTGAACAGCCAACGCGTTGCCGAGATCAGTGTATCTTTGCAACAAAAGCATTCAGGCACATAG
- a CDS encoding glycine cleavage system protein R: MLRYLITLQAPDRTGLVEQIAHAVSRHGGNWLDSELRHIDGIFAAIIVLEIPSDNWDLLIETLECIDGLTLTHASTRAGKPPAFKRSYSLVAYDRPGLVLDISNKINALGINIEQFSSQFESASHTGVALFRASFVLGMDDIGKQELLTESLYRIGDDVVLDHVSS; this comes from the coding sequence ATGCTGAGATACCTCATCACACTGCAGGCCCCGGACAGAACCGGATTGGTTGAGCAGATTGCCCATGCCGTGAGTCGCCATGGTGGCAACTGGCTGGATTCTGAGCTGCGCCATATCGACGGAATTTTTGCCGCCATCATAGTGCTGGAGATCCCGTCGGATAATTGGGATCTGTTGATAGAAACCCTCGAATGTATCGATGGCCTGACCCTGACCCACGCCAGTACCCGCGCGGGTAAGCCGCCGGCCTTTAAACGAAGCTACAGCCTTGTGGCCTATGACAGGCCTGGGTTGGTATTGGATATTTCAAATAAAATCAACGCGCTTGGCATTAATATCGAGCAGTTTTCCAGCCAGTTCGAAAGTGCCAGCCACACAGGCGTTGCCCTGTTTCGCGCAAGCTTTGTGCTCGGAATGGACGACATTGGCAAACAGGAGCTGCTGACCGAATCCCTCTACCGCATCGGCGATGATGTGGTGCTTGATCATGTCAGCAGCTGA
- a CDS encoding sugar MFS transporter, whose product MATVPIANANQASAAGAENYRFALGSLTTLFFMWGFITCLNDILIPHLKAVFSLNYAQAMLIQFCFFGAYFLVSVPAGVLVKRLGYQKGIVVGLLTAALGCALFYPAAAYATYGLFLGALFVLASGITVLQVAANPYVTALGPVDTASSRLTLTQAFNSLGTTIAPAFGSVLILSVAVGASAEAEADAVKLPYLLLCGMLIVLAVVFALLKLPHIHDQEDEVAATGQSALSHRHLVLGAIGIFVYVGGEVAIGSFLVNFLGESHVAGMAEADAAHYIAFYWGGAMVGRFIGAAVMQKVDAGKVLGFNATMAALLVLVAMNSSGALAMWAILAVGLFNSIMFPTIFSLALKNLGPATAQGSGILCLAIVGGALVPLLQGLLADSVGLSASFILPVLCYGYILFYGLKGSKPQEAGK is encoded by the coding sequence ATGGCAACTGTACCTATTGCCAACGCCAATCAGGCAAGCGCTGCCGGCGCAGAAAACTATCGTTTTGCACTCGGCTCACTCACCACATTGTTTTTTATGTGGGGTTTTATCACCTGTCTTAACGACATCCTTATTCCGCATTTGAAAGCGGTATTCAGCCTGAATTATGCCCAGGCGATGTTGATCCAGTTTTGCTTCTTCGGCGCCTATTTCCTGGTGTCGGTACCGGCCGGGGTGCTGGTCAAGCGGCTCGGTTATCAAAAGGGCATAGTGGTGGGGCTGTTAACTGCGGCGCTGGGCTGCGCCCTGTTTTATCCTGCAGCCGCTTACGCCACCTACGGACTCTTTCTTGGCGCCTTGTTTGTGCTTGCCAGCGGCATTACTGTGCTGCAAGTGGCGGCCAACCCCTATGTTACTGCGTTGGGGCCGGTGGATACCGCCTCGAGCCGCTTAACCCTGACCCAGGCCTTTAACTCCCTTGGCACCACCATAGCCCCGGCCTTTGGCTCGGTGCTGATTTTGTCGGTTGCCGTCGGCGCCTCTGCCGAGGCGGAAGCCGATGCGGTCAAGCTGCCCTATCTGCTGCTGTGCGGCATGCTGATTGTGCTGGCGGTGGTGTTTGCACTGCTGAAGCTGCCCCACATCCATGACCAGGAAGACGAGGTCGCCGCAACAGGGCAGAGTGCCCTGAGCCATCGCCATCTGGTGCTGGGCGCCATCGGGATATTCGTCTACGTGGGCGGTGAAGTGGCCATTGGCAGCTTTCTGGTGAACTTTTTGGGTGAATCCCATGTGGCGGGCATGGCCGAGGCCGATGCGGCCCATTACATCGCCTTTTACTGGGGTGGTGCCATGGTGGGCCGCTTTATCGGGGCGGCCGTGATGCAAAAAGTGGATGCCGGCAAGGTGCTGGGCTTCAATGCCACCATGGCCGCGCTCTTGGTACTGGTTGCCATGAACAGCAGTGGCGCCCTGGCTATGTGGGCGATTCTGGCGGTGGGGCTGTTTAACTCCATCATGTTCCCGACCATTTTCAGTCTGGCGCTGAAAAATCTGGGCCCTGCGACGGCCCAGGGCTCAGGTATCCTGTGTCTGGCGATTGTGGGTGGTGCTTTGGTGCCGCTGCTGCAGGGGCTTCTGGCCGATTCTGTTGGCCTGTCTGCTTCCTTCATCCTGCCGGTGCTGTGCTACGGCTATATCCTTTTCTATGGCCTGAAAGGCTCTAAACCTCAGGAGGCTGGTAAATGA